In Rhinoderma darwinii isolate aRhiDar2 chromosome 9, aRhiDar2.hap1, whole genome shotgun sequence, the following are encoded in one genomic region:
- the DEF8 gene encoding differentially expressed in FDCP 8 homolog isoform X1: MEYNDKLARFRQGHLNPFNKPKEKESPREDGEQEPSKESPPGSPLRLPEFQCPERVMDLGVSEDHFSRPVGLFLASDIQQLRQAIEECKQVILELPEQSDKQKDAVVRLIHLRLKLQELKDPHEDEPNMRIILEHRFYKEKSKSVKQVCDKCSTFIWGLIQTWYTCTGCYYRCHSKCLNLITKPCVRSKVSHQSEYELTICPEAGLDSQDYRCAECRAPISLRAVPSEARQCDYTGQYYCSNCHWNDLAVIPARVIHNWDFEPRKVSRCSMRYLSLMLGRPVLKLREINPLLFNYVEELVEIRKLRQDILLMKPYFITCKEAMEARLLLQLQDRQHFVENDDMYSLQDLLDVSSGRLGASLTDIHTMFAKHIKLDCERCQAKGFVCELCKEGDILFPFDSHTSVCQDCAAVFHRDCYYDNSTSCPRCMRQNLRKQTPEPGEDRWQQ; this comes from the exons ATGGAATACAATGACAAGCTGGCCAGGTTCCGTCAGGGTCATCTCAACCCCTTCAATAAACCAAAAGAGAAGGAAAGTCCCCGAGAAGACGGAGAACAGGAACCTTCAAAGG aaTCTCCACCAGGATCTCCTCTGCGTCTACCAGAATTCCAGTGCCCTGAACGAGTGATGGATTTGGGAGTCTCAGAAGATCACTTCTCCCGGCCAGTG GGCCTCTTTCTGGCATCCGACATCCAGCAGTTGAGACAGGCGATAGAGGAGTGTAAGCAGGTGATCCTCGAGCTGCCCGAACAATCGGACAAGCAGAAGGACGCAGTGGTCAGACTCATTCATCTCCGACTCAAGCTGCAGGAGCTGAAG GACCCACATGAGGATGAGCCTAATATGCGGATTATATTAGAACATCGATTCTACAAGGAGAAgagtaaaagtgtaaaacaagTGTGTGACAAGTGCAGCACATTTATCTGGGGCTTGATCCAGACTTGGTACACTTGTACAG gttgttaCTATCGTTGTCATAGCAAATGTCTGAACCTGATCACCAAACCCTGCGTAAGGTCAAAGGTCAGTCATCAGTCTGAGTACGAGTTAACCATTTGCCCAGAAGCTGGACTAGACAGTCAGGATTATCGCTGTGCTGAGTGCAGGGCACCCATCTCACTAC GCGCTGTCCCCAGCGAGGCCCGGCAGTGTGATTACACTGGGCAATACTACTGCAGCAATTGCCACTGGAATGATCTTGCTGTCATTCCAGCCCGTGTTATTCACAACTGGGACTTTGAACCACGCAAG GTGTCTCGCTGTAGTATGCGGTATCTTTCCCTGATGCTGGGCCGTCCAGTGCTCAAGCTGCGGGAAATTAACCCTTTGCTGTTTAACTATGTGGAAGAGCTGGTAGAGATTCGG AAGTTACGTCAGGATATCCTCCTCATGAAGCCGTACTTCATCACTTGCAAAGAAGCTATGGAGGCCCGATTGCTGCTGCAG CTACAGGATCGCCAGCATTTTGTGGAGAACGATGACATGTATTCCCTGCAGGATCTTCTGGATGTTAGCAGCGGACGGCTGGGTGCCTCCCTCACAGACATACACACCATGTTTGCCAAGCACATTAAGCTGGACTGTGAG CGCTGCCAGGCTAAGGGCTTTGTGTGTGAACTGTGCAAGGAAGGAGACATTTTGTTCCCATTTGATAGTCACACATCTGTGTGCCAGGATTGTGCTGCCGTGTTCCACAG ggactgctattatgacaactCTACAAGCTGCCCCCGCTGTATGAGGCAAAATCTCCGGAAACAGACACCGGAGCCTGGAGAGGACAGGTGGCAGCAGTGA
- the DEF8 gene encoding differentially expressed in FDCP 8 homolog isoform X2 produces the protein MDLGVSEDHFSRPVGLFLASDIQQLRQAIEECKQVILELPEQSDKQKDAVVRLIHLRLKLQELKDPHEDEPNMRIILEHRFYKEKSKSVKQVCDKCSTFIWGLIQTWYTCTGCYYRCHSKCLNLITKPCVRSKVSHQSEYELTICPEAGLDSQDYRCAECRAPISLRAVPSEARQCDYTGQYYCSNCHWNDLAVIPARVIHNWDFEPRKVSRCSMRYLSLMLGRPVLKLREINPLLFNYVEELVEIRKLRQDILLMKPYFITCKEAMEARLLLQLQDRQHFVENDDMYSLQDLLDVSSGRLGASLTDIHTMFAKHIKLDCERCQAKGFVCELCKEGDILFPFDSHTSVCQDCAAVFHRDCYYDNSTSCPRCMRQNLRKQTPEPGEDRWQQ, from the exons ATGGATTTGGGAGTCTCAGAAGATCACTTCTCCCGGCCAGTG GGCCTCTTTCTGGCATCCGACATCCAGCAGTTGAGACAGGCGATAGAGGAGTGTAAGCAGGTGATCCTCGAGCTGCCCGAACAATCGGACAAGCAGAAGGACGCAGTGGTCAGACTCATTCATCTCCGACTCAAGCTGCAGGAGCTGAAG GACCCACATGAGGATGAGCCTAATATGCGGATTATATTAGAACATCGATTCTACAAGGAGAAgagtaaaagtgtaaaacaagTGTGTGACAAGTGCAGCACATTTATCTGGGGCTTGATCCAGACTTGGTACACTTGTACAG gttgttaCTATCGTTGTCATAGCAAATGTCTGAACCTGATCACCAAACCCTGCGTAAGGTCAAAGGTCAGTCATCAGTCTGAGTACGAGTTAACCATTTGCCCAGAAGCTGGACTAGACAGTCAGGATTATCGCTGTGCTGAGTGCAGGGCACCCATCTCACTAC GCGCTGTCCCCAGCGAGGCCCGGCAGTGTGATTACACTGGGCAATACTACTGCAGCAATTGCCACTGGAATGATCTTGCTGTCATTCCAGCCCGTGTTATTCACAACTGGGACTTTGAACCACGCAAG GTGTCTCGCTGTAGTATGCGGTATCTTTCCCTGATGCTGGGCCGTCCAGTGCTCAAGCTGCGGGAAATTAACCCTTTGCTGTTTAACTATGTGGAAGAGCTGGTAGAGATTCGG AAGTTACGTCAGGATATCCTCCTCATGAAGCCGTACTTCATCACTTGCAAAGAAGCTATGGAGGCCCGATTGCTGCTGCAG CTACAGGATCGCCAGCATTTTGTGGAGAACGATGACATGTATTCCCTGCAGGATCTTCTGGATGTTAGCAGCGGACGGCTGGGTGCCTCCCTCACAGACATACACACCATGTTTGCCAAGCACATTAAGCTGGACTGTGAG CGCTGCCAGGCTAAGGGCTTTGTGTGTGAACTGTGCAAGGAAGGAGACATTTTGTTCCCATTTGATAGTCACACATCTGTGTGCCAGGATTGTGCTGCCGTGTTCCACAG ggactgctattatgacaactCTACAAGCTGCCCCCGCTGTATGAGGCAAAATCTCCGGAAACAGACACCGGAGCCTGGAGAGGACAGGTGGCAGCAGTGA